The following are encoded in a window of Microvirga ossetica genomic DNA:
- a CDS encoding ureidoglycolate lyase has translation MQTLSPKRLTPSVFSPFGEVLSFDPERSRLVNDGRALRFDTDTRFDHASRDGEPVLAVYRACGGPLPMRLVTFERHPLSSQTFVALSAERFLIVVAPEDRAGLPDLERAEAFVGHRGEGVNYARNLWHAPIAAIGADGDFLMFMWESGSPEDCIFHHLHEPLVVGSIQPSAE, from the coding sequence GTGCAGACCCTGTCCCCAAAACGCTTGACGCCGTCAGTCTTCAGCCCTTTCGGCGAGGTGCTGTCCTTCGACCCGGAACGCAGCCGCCTGGTCAATGACGGGCGGGCGTTGCGCTTCGACACCGACACTCGCTTCGACCACGCTTCTCGCGATGGCGAGCCCGTGCTTGCAGTCTACCGGGCCTGCGGTGGACCGCTGCCGATGCGGCTCGTGACCTTCGAACGGCATCCTCTGTCGTCGCAGACGTTTGTGGCTCTCTCTGCTGAGCGTTTTCTGATCGTTGTCGCGCCGGAGGACCGAGCCGGGCTGCCCGATCTCGAGCGGGCCGAAGCGTTCGTCGGCCATCGGGGCGAGGGGGTCAACTACGCCCGCAACCTCTGGCACGCTCCAATCGCGGCGATTGGCGCCGACGGCGACTTTCTCATGTTCATGTGGGAAAGCGGCTCCCCCGAAGACTGCATTTTCCATCACCTCCACGAGCCGCTTGTCGTCGGCTCGATCCAACCGTCCGCAGAATAG
- a CDS encoding transporter substrate-binding domain-containing protein — MSVKFTRRGTFAATLTAVLAMSAGTMASAADMKVGANVGNVPWEFQNEKGEIVGFEIDVAKEVGKRLNMNVSFVNIPFNGLFAAVQSGQVDAAVSSITITKKRLESVSFAQPYYDSDQSLAVRANSGIKNLDGMASKVAAVDTGSTGDMWSTQNQQKYKFSDIRRYEGLAPAMLDLAAGRIDGYVSDIPAVQYYIKDKPIYQVVERIPTGEQYSMMFAKNSPLAEKVNAEITKMKQDGTLAKIHEQWFGAKAEPNSTTVKVMEMPKL; from the coding sequence ATGTCAGTGAAATTCACTCGGCGCGGCACATTCGCCGCAACCTTAACCGCCGTGTTAGCGATGTCGGCAGGGACGATGGCCTCTGCTGCCGACATGAAGGTCGGAGCGAACGTCGGCAACGTTCCGTGGGAGTTCCAGAACGAAAAGGGCGAGATTGTCGGCTTTGAGATCGACGTCGCCAAGGAAGTCGGCAAGCGCCTGAACATGAACGTGTCCTTCGTGAACATTCCGTTCAATGGGCTGTTTGCTGCGGTACAATCGGGTCAGGTTGATGCCGCCGTATCCTCGATCACCATCACCAAGAAGCGTCTCGAGTCGGTATCCTTCGCCCAGCCTTATTACGATAGCGACCAATCGCTGGCGGTGCGAGCCAACTCGGGCATCAAGAACCTGGACGGTATGGCGAGCAAGGTGGCCGCGGTCGATACGGGTTCGACCGGCGACATGTGGTCGACGCAGAACCAGCAGAAGTACAAGTTCTCCGACATCCGTCGCTACGAGGGCCTGGCCCCCGCGATGCTCGACCTCGCTGCGGGCCGCATCGACGGCTATGTCAGCGACATTCCGGCCGTCCAGTACTACATCAAGGACAAGCCGATCTATCAGGTGGTGGAGCGCATCCCGACCGGCGAGCAGTATTCGATGATGTTCGCGAAAAACAGCCCGCTGGCGGAAAAGGTCAACGCCGAGATCACGAAGATGAAGCAGGACGGAACCCTGGCGAAGATCCACGAGCAGTGGTTCGGCGCCAAGGCCGAGCCGAACTCGACGACCGTCAAGGTCATGGAGATGCCCAAGCTCTAA
- a CDS encoding SDR family NAD(P)-dependent oxidoreductase, translated as MLLADKVCIITGAASQRGIGRATARLFSQQGGRVVIVDLDDGQAKAAAADLGEGHLGFACNVTDRQSCQDAAERVIGDYGRVDVLVNNAGITQPLKIMDIQAENYDAVLDVNLRGTLYMSQAVIPQMREQRSGSIVCMSSVSAQRGGGIFGGPHYSAAKGGVLGLAKAMARELGPDTIRVNSITPGLIQTDITGGKLTDELKVEIASGIPLGRLGVADDVANACLFLASDLSSYITGAVIDVNGGMLIH; from the coding sequence ATGTTACTCGCCGATAAAGTCTGCATCATCACCGGAGCGGCCTCCCAGCGCGGGATTGGCCGGGCGACGGCACGGCTGTTCAGCCAGCAAGGAGGACGCGTCGTGATCGTGGATCTCGATGACGGCCAGGCCAAGGCGGCTGCCGCCGATCTCGGCGAGGGGCATCTTGGCTTCGCCTGCAACGTCACCGACAGGCAGTCGTGCCAGGACGCCGCGGAGCGCGTGATCGGCGATTACGGCCGGGTCGACGTGCTGGTCAACAATGCCGGCATCACGCAGCCGCTCAAGATTATGGACATCCAGGCCGAGAACTACGATGCTGTCCTGGACGTCAACCTGCGCGGCACGCTCTACATGAGCCAGGCCGTCATTCCCCAGATGCGCGAGCAGCGCTCCGGTTCCATCGTGTGCATGTCCTCGGTTTCGGCGCAGCGCGGCGGAGGCATCTTCGGCGGTCCCCACTACAGCGCCGCAAAGGGCGGCGTACTCGGCTTGGCCAAGGCGATGGCGCGGGAACTTGGTCCGGATACGATCCGGGTGAATTCGATCACGCCCGGCCTGATCCAGACCGACATCACCGGTGGCAAGCTGACCGACGAGCTCAAGGTGGAGATCGCCAGTGGCATACCGCTCGGCCGTCTCGGCGTCGCCGACGACGTGGCCAATGCCTGCCTGTTCCTCGCCTCCGACCTGTCGTCCTACATCACCGGCGCCGTGATCGACGTGAACGGCGGCATGCTGATCCACTGA
- a CDS encoding amino acid ABC transporter permease yields MSIFDTFLNWKVFVQTLPLLLSGLTTTLTLGVTAIVLGFIGGLVLALVRLYASSPLRQIAVAYIDLFRSIPILVLLVVIYYALPFVGLRLSSFGAAASALSLVSAAYSAEIFRAGIEAVPRGQFEAARALGLSPWRRMSDVVLPQALRIVIPPITSNSINVMKDTALASVVAMPDLLKQATQAQALAANPTPLISAAIIYILILMPLVRLVGVFEKRLAVRGR; encoded by the coding sequence ATGTCCATCTTCGACACCTTCCTGAACTGGAAGGTTTTCGTCCAAACCCTTCCCCTCCTGTTGTCGGGCCTGACCACCACGCTGACCCTGGGAGTGACGGCCATCGTCCTGGGCTTCATCGGCGGGCTGGTTCTCGCGCTGGTCCGGCTCTATGCCAGCTCACCCCTAAGGCAGATCGCCGTCGCCTACATCGACCTCTTCCGCTCCATCCCGATCCTGGTTCTGCTCGTCGTCATTTACTATGCACTGCCATTCGTCGGGCTGCGGCTTTCCTCCTTCGGGGCCGCCGCCTCCGCCCTGAGCCTCGTTTCCGCCGCTTATTCCGCGGAGATCTTCCGGGCGGGCATCGAGGCCGTGCCGAGGGGCCAGTTCGAGGCCGCCCGCGCCCTCGGCCTGAGCCCCTGGCGGCGAATGAGCGACGTGGTGCTGCCGCAGGCGCTTCGGATAGTGATCCCGCCGATCACATCCAATTCCATCAACGTGATGAAGGACACGGCCCTCGCATCCGTGGTGGCGATGCCTGACCTGCTGAAGCAGGCAACGCAGGCGCAGGCGCTGGCGGCGAACCCGACGCCCCTTATCAGCGCGGCCATCATCTACATCCTGATCCTGATGCCGCTCGTGCGCCTCGTCGGGGTTTTCGAAAAGCGACTTGCGGTGAGGGGACGATGA
- the tkt gene encoding transketolase: protein MNMTDPRTMANAIRFLSIDAIERVGEGHPGTPLGSADTATALFTCHLKFNPKDPLWFDRDRVVQSNGHGSMLLYSLLHLSGYEKITLDDIKRFRELGSHCEGHPEFDPTCGIEVTTGPLGQGIANAAGMALAEAFLGEWLGRDLVDHYTYAFVGDGCLQEGVGQEVISLAGHLRLGKLVFLWDDNRMTDDGVIDLALSDDMPARFRLSGWHVQEVDGHDVDAVSAAILLAKKDPRPSMIRCTTVIGRGLPEVEGTRAAHSARIFREGAEAARRYLGWPHAPFEIPDDTLSAWREAGRRSLPEYQAWQSRVDALPPEKRRLLDRLREGRLPEGWQEPLRSFRERAARESSAESGIKLSGDIVDILAEAIPELISGAPDLEGATKHKRALAPFTASDHGGRYVHYGIREHAMGAMQNGMAAHGGVVPVGVTYLVFSDYMRPTLRLAAMMNLPVPFVFSHDSIGIGRNGPTHQPVEYLASLRAIPNMLVLRPADAVEAAECWEIALGNRGGPSSLIFARQTLEPVRTDGSGENRSRRGAYVLLEGESGVRQVTIFATGSEVGIAVEARRQLEAEGISTAVVSMPSWELFDAQDEDFRKKVLGRGTVRVAVEAAVRLGWDRYIGEDGGFVGMSGFGASGAETDLYEHFGITAGRVVEEVRKRLKGTSS from the coding sequence ATGAACATGACCGATCCACGCACCATGGCGAATGCCATCCGCTTCCTTTCGATCGACGCCATCGAGCGGGTGGGCGAGGGGCATCCGGGGACCCCGCTGGGCTCAGCGGATACGGCGACAGCTCTGTTCACGTGTCACCTCAAGTTCAATCCGAAGGATCCGCTGTGGTTCGACCGGGACCGCGTCGTCCAGTCGAACGGCCACGGATCGATGCTGCTGTATTCCCTTCTGCACCTGAGCGGGTATGAGAAGATCACCCTCGACGACATCAAGCGCTTCCGCGAACTCGGATCCCACTGCGAGGGCCATCCGGAGTTCGACCCGACCTGCGGGATCGAGGTCACGACGGGCCCCCTGGGCCAGGGCATCGCCAATGCGGCGGGCATGGCGCTTGCCGAAGCGTTCCTGGGCGAATGGCTCGGACGGGACCTCGTCGATCATTACACCTACGCCTTCGTTGGGGACGGTTGCCTCCAGGAAGGCGTCGGGCAGGAGGTCATCTCGCTGGCCGGGCACCTGCGCCTTGGCAAGCTGGTCTTCCTCTGGGACGACAATCGGATGACGGACGACGGGGTGATCGACCTGGCGCTGAGTGACGACATGCCCGCGCGCTTCCGCCTCAGCGGATGGCACGTGCAGGAGGTCGACGGCCACGATGTCGATGCCGTGTCCGCGGCAATCCTGCTTGCCAAGAAGGATCCGCGGCCATCGATGATCCGCTGCACGACGGTCATCGGCCGCGGGCTGCCCGAGGTGGAGGGGACGCGCGCGGCGCACAGTGCCCGTATCTTCAGGGAAGGGGCCGAGGCGGCCCGACGGTACCTTGGCTGGCCGCATGCCCCCTTCGAGATCCCCGACGACACCTTGAGTGCCTGGCGCGAGGCCGGTCGGCGGAGCCTGCCGGAGTACCAAGCGTGGCAAAGCCGTGTCGATGCGCTGCCTCCGGAGAAGCGTCGCCTCCTCGATCGGCTCAGGGAAGGACGCCTGCCCGAGGGCTGGCAGGAACCGCTGCGGTCCTTCCGCGAGCGGGCCGCGCGAGAGTCATCGGCTGAATCCGGCATCAAGCTGTCCGGTGACATCGTCGACATTCTGGCGGAAGCGATACCAGAGCTGATCTCGGGCGCACCCGACCTCGAGGGGGCGACCAAGCACAAGCGTGCGCTCGCGCCGTTCACGGCGTCGGACCACGGCGGCCGCTATGTTCACTACGGCATCCGCGAACATGCCATGGGCGCGATGCAGAACGGAATGGCGGCCCATGGCGGGGTCGTGCCCGTCGGCGTGACCTATCTCGTGTTTTCCGATTACATGCGACCGACATTGCGGCTCGCCGCCATGATGAACCTGCCGGTGCCGTTCGTGTTCAGTCACGACTCCATCGGCATCGGCCGGAACGGTCCCACTCACCAACCTGTGGAATATCTGGCATCGCTGCGGGCGATCCCCAACATGCTGGTCCTTCGCCCTGCCGATGCCGTGGAGGCGGCCGAGTGCTGGGAGATCGCGCTTGGCAACAGGGGAGGACCGTCGTCGCTCATCTTCGCCCGCCAAACCCTGGAGCCGGTGCGCACCGATGGCTCGGGCGAGAACCGATCCCGCCGTGGCGCCTACGTGTTGCTGGAAGGCGAGAGTGGGGTACGGCAGGTGACGATCTTCGCGACGGGATCCGAGGTCGGCATCGCGGTCGAGGCCCGCAGGCAACTAGAGGCGGAAGGGATTTCGACAGCGGTGGTCTCCATGCCGTCGTGGGAACTGTTCGATGCCCAGGACGAGGATTTCCGCAAGAAGGTCCTCGGCAGGGGGACGGTACGGGTGGCGGTGGAGGCAGCCGTACGCCTGGGATGGGACCGCTACATCGGTGAGGACGGCGGGTTTGTCGGAATGAGCGGCTTTGGCGCATCGGGAGCCGAAACCGATCTGTACGAACATTTTGGCATCACGGCAGGAAGGGTCGTGGAGGAAGTCAGGAAACGGCTCAAGGGCACGTCGTCCTGA
- a CDS encoding FadR/GntR family transcriptional regulator: MMSDAVNLPELELADRTPVPRGIVEYIQRLILKGGLKAGQRLPSQRELAEQLGVSRPSVREALTVLETMGLVTVRVGSGVFVAKADARRPLWRYSDRCTPADVYEARLGLEGYAARLAAARIDKPAEERLRRCTDAMRNALEIGDVISLAVNDTEFHDMIFELSGNPVLAAMYRPVREMLVESQRLPMAQFDRLSETVREHEAILEGIASQDPDTAEVAMQCHIRSAAGRFGISL; the protein is encoded by the coding sequence ATGATGAGCGATGCAGTGAACCTGCCGGAATTGGAGCTCGCGGACCGCACCCCCGTACCACGCGGCATCGTCGAATACATCCAGCGCCTGATCCTGAAGGGTGGCCTTAAGGCTGGCCAGCGTCTTCCTTCCCAACGGGAACTGGCGGAGCAGCTAGGCGTGAGCCGGCCGTCAGTGCGGGAGGCACTGACTGTGCTTGAGACCATGGGTCTTGTGACGGTACGGGTGGGCAGCGGGGTGTTCGTCGCCAAAGCCGATGCGCGCCGGCCGCTGTGGCGCTACTCGGACCGCTGCACGCCGGCAGATGTTTACGAGGCACGCCTGGGGCTGGAGGGTTACGCTGCCAGGCTCGCAGCCGCTCGCATCGACAAACCTGCCGAGGAACGCCTGCGACGGTGCACCGACGCCATGCGAAACGCCCTTGAGATAGGTGACGTGATTAGCCTCGCCGTCAACGACACGGAGTTTCACGACATGATCTTTGAGCTCTCCGGAAACCCGGTTCTCGCCGCCATGTACCGGCCAGTCCGCGAAATGCTCGTCGAGAGTCAACGACTTCCCATGGCGCAATTCGATCGCCTGAGTGAAACCGTGCGTGAGCATGAGGCGATTCTGGAGGGGATAGCCAGCCAAGATCCCGACACTGCGGAAGTGGCAATGCAATGTCATATCCGCTCGGCTGCGGGCCGGTTTGGCATCTCGCTCTGA
- a CDS encoding cysteine desulfurase-like protein: MSLDLAFVRSQFPALADGFAYFDNAGGSLVLRNVAERISEYLLTTSVQTGASYEHSQRATSRLMEARAKIARLLGAERPEEIVLGPSTTVLAQFLSRAMEGRLKPGDEIVVTNFDHESNIGPWRSLEKRGIVIKEWSIDRDSYEIDLHELDRLMTERTRLVAVTHASNIMGTINPVKEIARRVHERGAEIVVDAVAYAPHRAVNVNDLDVDYYIFSFYKTYGPHFAVMYGKYEKLLELDGLYHYFYGREKVPMKLEPGNTNYELAWGSAGIVDYIDALGGGTGDRAAIDRAFGKIAAHETLLGEKLLAYLRDRNDVRIVGRRDSATDRRVPTIAFKVDGRDSAEIVRSIEADRIGIRFGDFHSRRLIEHLDLAEGNGVVRVSMVHYNTPEEVDRLITSLDRALA, encoded by the coding sequence ATGTCCCTTGATCTCGCCTTCGTCCGCTCCCAATTTCCGGCCCTGGCGGACGGCTTCGCCTATTTCGACAATGCTGGTGGCTCCCTGGTGCTGCGCAATGTCGCCGAGCGCATCTCGGAGTATCTCCTGACCACGAGCGTGCAGACCGGCGCTAGCTACGAGCATTCGCAACGGGCCACGAGCCGGCTCATGGAGGCCCGCGCCAAGATCGCGCGGCTGCTCGGCGCGGAACGCCCGGAGGAGATTGTGCTGGGACCCTCGACCACCGTCCTCGCCCAGTTCCTGTCCCGAGCCATGGAAGGCCGCCTCAAGCCGGGTGACGAGATCGTCGTCACGAATTTCGACCACGAGTCGAATATCGGTCCATGGCGCTCCCTGGAGAAGCGCGGCATCGTCATCAAGGAATGGTCCATCGATCGCGACAGCTACGAGATCGACCTGCATGAACTCGATCGCCTGATGACCGAACGGACCCGGCTTGTGGCGGTGACCCATGCGTCAAATATTATGGGCACCATCAACCCGGTCAAGGAGATCGCGCGCCGTGTGCACGAGCGGGGCGCCGAAATCGTCGTCGACGCCGTTGCCTATGCTCCCCACCGGGCTGTGAACGTGAACGATCTCGACGTCGACTACTACATCTTCAGCTTCTACAAGACCTACGGCCCCCACTTCGCCGTGATGTACGGCAAGTACGAGAAGCTGCTCGAGCTCGACGGGCTCTATCACTACTTCTACGGCCGCGAAAAGGTGCCGATGAAGCTCGAGCCCGGCAACACTAATTACGAACTCGCCTGGGGTTCGGCCGGCATCGTGGACTACATCGACGCCCTCGGCGGCGGCACCGGCGACCGGGCCGCCATCGACCGCGCCTTCGGTAAGATCGCGGCGCACGAGACCCTTCTGGGAGAAAAGCTCCTCGCCTATCTGAGGGACCGCAACGACGTGCGCATCGTCGGGCGCCGTGACAGCGCAACGGATCGCCGCGTACCGACCATCGCCTTCAAGGTGGACGGACGCGACTCGGCCGAGATCGTGCGTTCCATAGAAGCCGACAGGATCGGCATCCGCTTCGGGGACTTCCACTCCCGTCGTCTGATCGAGCACCTTGACCTTGCCGAAGGTAATGGCGTGGTGCGCGTCTCCATGGTGCACTACAATACGCCAGAGGAGGTCGACCGGCTGATCACAAGCCTCGACCGCGCGCTCGCCTGA
- a CDS encoding D-2-hydroxyacid dehydrogenase translates to MPHPQDTPHVVFLDRDTLSPETRLREIAFPHRLEVHAQTAPDEVAERIRDAEIVITNKAPLDREAILRAEKLRFIAVAATGTNIVDLKACTERGIIVSNIRNYAINTVPEHTFALIFALRRSIVAYREAVIHGRWQEAGQFCFFDFPIRDLAGSTLGIMGDGVLGRAVAEIGRALGMRILFSTYKGIEGMGPLYTPFDEVIRTSDIITLHRPLMPSTQNMISHREFAMMERSPLLINTARGGLVDEQALAEALETGRIGGAGFDVVTSEPPPADHPLMKLAGKPNFILTPHVAWASQEAIQALADQLIDNVEAFQSGSPRNCVAA, encoded by the coding sequence ATGCCTCATCCTCAGGATACGCCGCATGTCGTGTTTCTCGATCGCGATACGCTCTCGCCCGAGACCCGTCTGAGGGAAATCGCATTCCCCCATCGTCTGGAGGTTCATGCGCAAACGGCACCCGACGAGGTCGCCGAACGTATCCGGGATGCCGAGATCGTCATCACGAACAAGGCGCCTCTCGACCGGGAGGCCATCCTCAGGGCCGAGAAGCTCCGGTTCATCGCCGTGGCCGCCACCGGCACGAACATCGTCGATCTCAAGGCATGCACCGAGCGCGGGATCATCGTCTCCAACATCCGCAACTACGCGATCAACACCGTTCCGGAGCACACCTTCGCCCTGATCTTTGCCCTCAGGCGCAGCATCGTCGCGTACCGGGAGGCGGTGATCCACGGCCGTTGGCAGGAAGCAGGCCAGTTCTGCTTCTTCGATTTCCCGATCCGCGATCTCGCGGGATCGACGCTCGGGATCATGGGTGACGGAGTCCTGGGCCGGGCCGTTGCCGAGATCGGGCGGGCGCTGGGCATGCGCATTCTCTTTTCCACCTACAAGGGCATAGAAGGGATGGGGCCGCTGTACACCCCCTTCGACGAAGTCATCCGCACCAGCGACATCATCACGCTGCACCGCCCGCTGATGCCCTCCACGCAGAACATGATCTCGCATCGCGAGTTCGCCATGATGGAGCGCTCCCCGCTGCTCATCAACACGGCTCGTGGTGGGCTGGTGGACGAGCAGGCCCTAGCCGAGGCGCTGGAAACCGGGCGGATCGGCGGGGCCGGCTTCGATGTCGTCACGAGCGAGCCGCCACCTGCGGATCACCCCTTGATGAAGCTTGCCGGGAAGCCGAACTTCATCCTGACGCCACATGTCGCCTGGGCGAGCCAGGAGGCGATCCAGGCGCTGGCGGACCAGCTCATCGACAACGTCGAGGCGTTCCAGTCCGGCTCGCCCCGGAACTGCGTCGCCGCGTGA
- a CDS encoding LysR substrate-binding domain-containing protein yields MSLKVPLSSLRVFEAAGRRRSFQGAATELGLTPSAVSHAIRKMEEALGVVLFERDGRGVRLSPEGEALMGHTERAFEELRHGLDMVSTRAPHLLRLHSAPSFATQWLGPRLARFLAENPKIEVRLSANTDYTRFETDEFDADITYGVPRQDGLVVLPLGEETVTPLCAPHIAETIASPEDLLQYQLIQSDNKQVRWPSWFALNGTNLPSSLRGSRFDRSFLAIAAAADGLGIALESTLLAERELVSGRLVAPLVGRTKDIRYVGHYLVFPKPSRQSGPIQVFAQWLAHELGIELVPLP; encoded by the coding sequence ATGTCCTTGAAAGTACCTCTTTCTTCGTTGCGCGTGTTTGAGGCCGCCGGCCGCCGGCGGTCGTTCCAGGGCGCCGCCACGGAGCTCGGATTGACACCGAGCGCGGTGAGCCACGCCATCCGCAAGATGGAGGAGGCGCTTGGCGTCGTGCTGTTCGAACGAGATGGCCGCGGGGTGCGCCTGAGCCCCGAGGGCGAGGCCCTAATGGGTCACACCGAACGGGCCTTCGAGGAACTGCGCCATGGGCTGGACATGGTGTCCACGCGGGCCCCTCACCTGCTGCGCCTTCACAGCGCCCCGAGTTTCGCCACCCAGTGGCTCGGTCCGCGCCTCGCACGCTTCCTGGCCGAGAATCCCAAGATCGAGGTCAGGCTCTCGGCGAACACCGACTATACGCGCTTCGAGACCGACGAGTTCGATGCCGACATCACGTATGGCGTGCCGCGGCAGGACGGCCTCGTGGTCCTGCCCCTGGGCGAGGAGACGGTTACGCCGCTCTGCGCGCCCCATATCGCCGAGACCATCGCGTCTCCCGAGGACCTGCTCCAGTACCAACTGATCCAGAGCGACAACAAGCAGGTCCGTTGGCCCTCCTGGTTCGCCTTGAACGGCACGAACCTTCCATCGTCCCTGCGCGGATCGCGTTTCGACCGCAGCTTCCTGGCTATCGCGGCGGCGGCCGACGGACTGGGCATCGCCCTGGAATCGACGTTGCTGGCCGAGCGCGAGCTCGTGAGCGGACGCCTCGTGGCGCCGCTTGTAGGCAGGACCAAAGACATCCGCTACGTCGGCCACTATCTGGTGTTCCCGAAGCCGTCGCGGCAAAGCGGCCCGATCCAGGTCTTCGCGCAATGGCTCGCGCACGAACTCGGAATCGAGCTCGTTCCCCTGCCTTGA
- a CDS encoding amino acid ABC transporter ATP-binding protein: MTRPIIEMKNVIKSFGLFQALHGIDLRVKEGEIVVIIGPSGSGKSTLIRCINQLEEHNGGVIIVDGAEVGRGRKSTVLTEVGMVFQSFNLFPHMTVLRNVALGPVRVRGLSWAAAEERAQRLLARVGLEDHVVKYPAQLSGGQQQRVGIARALAMEPKVLLFDEPTSALDPEMVGEVLDVMQQLAKTGVTMVVVTHEMGFARKVADRVVFMDGGRIVEEGPPDEIFNAPRDPRLRSFLQAVLSH; the protein is encoded by the coding sequence ATGACGCGCCCGATTATCGAGATGAAAAACGTCATCAAATCGTTCGGCCTTTTCCAAGCGCTGCACGGTATCGACCTCAGGGTAAAAGAGGGGGAGATCGTCGTCATCATCGGTCCGTCCGGGTCAGGCAAGTCTACCCTGATCCGCTGCATCAACCAGCTTGAGGAGCACAACGGCGGTGTGATCATCGTCGACGGGGCGGAGGTTGGCCGCGGTCGCAAGAGCACCGTGCTCACCGAGGTGGGAATGGTGTTCCAGAGTTTCAACCTCTTTCCGCATATGACCGTACTCCGCAATGTTGCGCTCGGGCCCGTCCGCGTGCGCGGCCTGTCATGGGCGGCAGCGGAGGAGCGCGCCCAGCGCCTTCTGGCCCGCGTCGGGCTCGAGGATCACGTGGTGAAATATCCGGCGCAACTCTCCGGCGGGCAGCAGCAACGCGTCGGCATCGCCAGGGCGCTGGCCATGGAGCCGAAGGTCCTGCTCTTCGACGAGCCGACCTCCGCATTGGATCCGGAGATGGTAGGCGAGGTCCTGGATGTGATGCAGCAACTTGCTAAGACCGGCGTCACCATGGTCGTCGTGACTCATGAGATGGGATTTGCCCGCAAAGTCGCTGACCGGGTGGTGTTCATGGACGGAGGACGAATCGTCGAGGAGGGGCCTCCCGACGAGATCTTCAATGCGCCACGCGACCCGCGCCTCAGAAGCTTCCTTCAGGCCGTCCTTTCCCACTAG